Genomic DNA from Candidatus Neomarinimicrobiota bacterium:
TCTGCGCTATAATTATAATGATTCAGGGAGTGAGAGTGTTGATGCAAATCACATATTATGGTTCTATATAAGGATTAGGGGAGATTCCTCCAAAGGAGTCCTTCGCGACCTTCGGAACACCACTCTTATTAGAGGGGGATCCATTTTCTCCCCCTTTGAAGGGGGTGCTCCGCAGGAGTGGGGGATGTAATCCTTCGATCATCGCTAAATCACACCCTCCGGTTTCACCTTCGGTTCAACCACCTCCCTCGAGGGAGGAGAGAGTTGATGTGCGGTCAGGGCAAGCCCTAATCCGCACCCGTTTGATCCCCTCTATCAAGAGGGGAAGCCGATCCTTTAAAAATCTTATAAAGAAAAGGCTGGGGTGTGTCGCGAGATTGCCGCGTCGTCGTTACACTCCTTCTCGCAATGACGTAAGCTCTTTACACACCCCGTCTTCTCAACTCTAACGAGTATCGAATCCACCCCTCTTATTAGAGGGGATTTTAAGGAAAATCAATTTTGGATTAACTTTGAGAATCGTATCTTTACTGATTACCCGATTAAAATGAGAGAGTAAAGAGGAACAGAAAAAGTGGCGTTCATCCTGATATTTTCAAGCATACTCGGACTGATGTACGGTTATGTCGGCTGGCGCATCATGGTTCCTGCCGAGCTGACGCCTCCCTGGAATGTCGCCGTCTGGGGATTGATATTTCTCTTCTGGCTCGCTATTCCGTTGCGATTCGTATTCTGGTTCAGCAGAATCGATTCGGAGTGGGTCGACCGGATGGCGCGGTTCGGATACGCGGGACTCGCTTTATTTTCAATACTTTTCGTTCTATTTATCACACGAGATATCCTGTGGTTGATTTACCTGCTCGGCGATAAGGGTATCTCAATTGCGCGTGAACTCCTCGGAGCGGAACCCGTCACCGTCGCTGCCATGAATCCGGAGCGCAGGCGATTTATAATAAACATGGTTAATGCCGGTATAGTCGGTTTCACCGGATTATACACAGGGTGGGGATTTTACACGGCACGAAGTCGTTTCAGGATCAAGAACATCGATTTCAGGATAAAAAATCTGCCTGAAGAGTTCGACGGATTCTCGATACTGCAGATAAGCGATATTCATGTAGGTCCCACAATCAAACGCGATTTTGTGAGGCGGATAGTAAGCAGAGTTGACGGGATAAAGCCTGACCTGATAGCGTTGACGGGCGACCTTGCCGACGGTTCGGTTCGGAACCTCGCAGAAGACGTCGCTCCCCTCAAAGAGCTCGAAGCGCCGCATGGAAAGTACTTCGTAACCGGTAATCATGAATACTAC
This window encodes:
- a CDS encoding metallophosphoesterase, yielding MAFILIFSSILGLMYGYVGWRIMVPAELTPPWNVAVWGLIFLFWLAIPLRFVFWFSRIDSEWVDRMARFGYAGLALFSILFVLFITRDILWLIYLLGDKGISIARELLGAEPVTVAAMNPERRRFIINMVNAGIVGFTGLYTGWGFYTARSRFRIKNIDFRIKNLPEEFDGFSILQISDIHVGPTIKRDFVRRIVSRVDGIKPDLIALTGDLADGSVRNLAEDVAPLKELEAPHGKYFVTGNHEYYSGVKPWVEHIGNELGFRVLNNEHILINRGEKQIVLAGVTDIESIRMDPENATDPIKAIEGTPDGLYKILLAHQPKNVFKAAEAGFDLQISGHTHGGQFYPWNYIVSLQQPFLKGVHKYKGMDIYVCTGVGYWGPPIRIGVPPQISLITLHRENNSV